Within the Miscanthus floridulus cultivar M001 chromosome 2, ASM1932011v1, whole genome shotgun sequence genome, the region TGCTGCAATCCTCTTCCATTGCAGCCGGTGAGGAATCCTTCCTGCGCTTGTTACAGGTGGCCGTGATCTCCATGCCATCCCCAGAACTGTGATTGGATGGTTGTGTCGAGAGGTTAAGGCCAGAACCGTTCAGCAACTTCTTGTGGTGCCCATGtgagatgctcttagcaggagCCGCGGTTGCTGGCCTCTCGAGCTCAAAGTCTGTGCTCGGCAAATTCCTCCAAGACTCAAAATCACTAGCCTCGGTTGGGACTGAGAAATTGGCATCCCTCCCAGTGAGCTCCATCCACCTCTTTAAATCAGCCTCAGGTACACCTGCCAAGTTTGGTGCCCTCACGATTTCGATCCCGTGAAGACACTGCGGGTTAGAGAGCCCACGATAGTGCTTGCGCTGCATCCGGTGTGAGCGCACAAACCCTTTGTCTGCGCTGAAAGGGAACTGTGGCTCCCCAAGGCGTGAGTGCCCATTCATGAAGCTCCTCAGCTGCATCTTCCCCAGGACATTCTCCGGCCGCTCCTTAAAGACCCACATGTACATGTTCTCCATGTCGTGCTGCACCAGGAAAGCATCCAGTGTGGCACTATTACCGTTCCCgcctgtggtggtggtggtggcagcctTCGCCTTGCCACCCTTGTCGGCGAACATGACTGGCTTGAAGTAGTGGGTGAAGAAGAACCACGCTCCCCAGATGCTATCATTCCTCTTGACACACTTGCGCGCAGCGCTGGAACCGGAGCCCTTGGTGTGGGACACAGCGACCATGGTGGTCGCGGCAGTTGCGGGGGCCGAGAcaggcccggcggcggcgggcgaatCCGAGTCGTAGTGCTGCGGGCCGCCGAGGCCGACATCTAGCATGTCAACGTTGGCGTCGTGCGACGCCGGAGGGGGCGGAGACGGGTCGGCGGCGAGGGGGAGGTTGATGTCAGGGGGGGCGACCGCCGCGGCATGTAGGCAGCGGCGGAAGGACCCCTGTGGCTGGAGGAAGAGGTCGAAGTCGTCGTGGGAGGCGGTGTCCATGGAGAGGAAGGTGGAGGGGCCCTGGTGCGGGTGGTGGGCCGTGGCGGTGTCCATGGAGAGCGCGGTGAGCAGCGACTcgcccatggcggcggcggcggccgtcgtcgtcctcctggCGGCTCGCTCCTCGTCCGCCTGCTGCTCCCCTTCCGTCGGCGCTACGCTGTCCAAATCGTCGGCGcttcctcctccaccgcctccgcacGGCGCGCACCTCTCCTCCGAATCGCTCCACGAGCATCAGTTAGCGACCAGGCTTCACACCTCCCTCGCGTCCATCCGCCGGCCGAGAGGAAATGGGGGCGGTGTTGTTACCTTTCAAAATCACGCGGAAAACCGAATCTAAGAAGCAGGAATCCGCAGGAATAGAGATCCGGTCCGGCCGAGAGAGGAGCACGTACCTACGCAGGTCCAAGAAACCCGGAGCTCTCAAATCGACGAACCGCCTCCACCATCCAGCCGAACGACGGCCCAAGgatccctccctcccttcccctcctgctgctgctgcggtgcgtTGCAATCAAATCAAATGGGAAAAGAAAAATCAAACGTAACCGAATCGGCGGGCGGGGGCTCGTCGCGGTCGATGGATGAGCACAGCGGGTGGGGGAGGTGGGAAGGGGGAAGACGGTAACGGAGGCGGGGAGAGTTAAAGGGGAGGCGCCGGTGGGGGCCCAGCCAGCCCTGTGAGCCGCGGCCTCCCCCAGAAGGAGCCTGAcgcgggggtggggtggggggccgTTACGGAAGGGGACGGCCCGCGCATGCTGCCTGTCGTGTGCCTGGTAACTCGCCGCGGCAAAGCAAGCGGTGCGGGTGGCGCTGGGGGTGGTGCGGCCGGTGTGGGTGGATGGGCTCGCCCCTCGAGTCTCGCTCGCGCATCCCTGCTTGATCTCCTTGTTTTTGCTTCTTTTTGTATCGGTGTGCCACTGCCACCCATCTTGCTCTTGCTCGccgatttttttttccttttcttttcgggGGTGAGGTGTTTCCCTAGCTTCTTGGGATATACGGAGTACATAGTACTACTGCACTagatttaataaaaaaaatacagaTGCAGGAGACGTGGCATGGTTGGTACGCAGTGATGATTTTTGT harbors:
- the LOC136533466 gene encoding uncharacterized protein; the encoded protein is MGESLLTALSMDTATAHHPHQGPSTFLSMDTASHDDFDLFLQPQGSFRRCLHAAAVAPPDINLPLAADPSPPPPASHDANVDMLDVGLGGPQHYDSDSPAAAGPVSAPATAATTMVAVSHTKGSGSSAARKCVKRNDSIWGAWFFFTHYFKPVMFADKGGKAKAATTTTTGGNGNSATLDAFLVQHDMENMYMWVFKERPENVLGKMQLRSFMNGHSRLGEPQFPFSADKGFVRSHRMQRKHYRGLSNPQCLHGIEIVRAPNLAGVPEADLKRWMELTGRDANFSVPTEASDFESWRNLPSTDFELERPATAAPAKSISHGHHKKLLNGSGLNLSTQPSNHSSGDGMEITATCNKRRKDSSPAAMEEDCSNSNSDKAQDMDVSHTFEPSWMNDFLGVMRHASGPVTAAKTIYEDSKGYLIIISLPFADFQKVKVSWKNTLTNGIVKVSCTSVGRMPFLKRHDRTFKLADPAPEHCPPGEFVREIPLPTRIPEDATLEAYSDETGTGLEIIVPKFRVGPEEHEVHVSMRPPSSWCQ